GGCCCTGCGGCTCAGCTCCAGCGGGCCCAGGCTGTCCCACCGAGCAAGGGCCCGGCAGGCTGTGGTGCTGCGGGTCCCGATCCCCCCGCCATTGGCTCGGGCGCGGAGGCCACCCCCGGGgagtctgagggtgggagagcGCCCCTTCCGGAGTCGCCAGGGCAGCGTAGGAAAGATCCCAATCCCCGCCTGCCGGGGCGGGATGGGAGATCCCTGCTGCCTgcgcagcctggctgggctgcagcggggcgacggcccctgctccctggcccacgAAAGCCCCCGGTGGGAGAGTCCAGGGCGCGCAGGGCACGTGGGGGGCGGGAAGCCCCGTTCCCCACGCCCCGGTGTGGGTGAAGGCGACCGGCGAGGGAGCGGGGGGACACCCGCCGGGGGCCGCGTCGCCCGGGCCGCCTGCGTGCGCCGGTGCCCcgccaccctggcctgggtgcctggccctccggttctgaaaccaaatctgaatcCGGGACTCCGGGAGGCCCGTCTCTCTGGCCAGTTCTTCCCGGGTGGCGATGCCTGGAAAGCGATCCTGCTGGAAGGCTCGCAGGAGCAGGGCGGTCTGGGACCGGGTGACGGCGGTCCGCTTTCGCCTGCCTTCTTGCGGGCCGCGTTTCCCGGGCCAGGGCCGAGATTCCCGCCGGTGCTGCCTCAGCTGGCGCGATCTctcgttctgaaaccaaatctggaccctgggctccggaatgccgatggcctgggccagctcttccctggtggcgatgcccgggtacgggttccgctcaaagcaggctcgcagggcctccctctggctcGGGGTCCAAACGAGTCTCCTTCGCCGTCCTCGTCCTCGGGCTCCCGCCGGGAGGGCGCCGTCGCCGGGTGTCGGGAGAGCCATCGCGGGGAGACCCGGCCGGAATTTCGCGGACAGACACGGGCAGAGAGAGGCCGGCGGGCTCCAGTGCCCCTCAGTCGGCCTGTGCACGGCGAGGAGGTCCGGCCAGGAGGCCGGCCCAGCCGGCCAGCGGCCCTTATAAAGGCCCACAGGCTCCACCCCTTCGGAGGAGCCCAGGGCAAGCCCGCCCTCGGAAGCCGGGACCCACAGGGCCCAGGTCACTGTGGCCTGGGTATGGGTGGGGCCGGAGAAGCCccggaagtggggagtggggtggggggagtggttgATGATTTTTAGGATTGGGTTGGATTTGCGTAGTGGAATCATTGGTGCTTTTGTAGTTGAGGTACAACGATGGTTTTTCGTATCATTGGTTATGGTTGGAGTCCATATGGAAGCAATGACATACGTTTTATTGACATTAAGTGTATTATTGGTTATGGGGtttgtaggtttttctcctaagccctctcctatttatgggggtttagcgttaattgttagtggtgtgattggttgtgtgattattttcaattatgggggggcttatatgggtttaatgatatttttagtttatctgggGGGTATAATAGTTGTCTTTGCTTATACTACAGCAATGGCCATTGAAGAGTATCCTGAGACATGGGGCTCAGGGCTTGAGGTTCTAGGGGGTCTTTTGGTAGGATTAATGATGGAGGTAGGGCtggttttatgggttttaagtttggatgaagaagtggtggtggttaatttcaataatatgggtaactgggtgatttttgagggggaggggtcgGGGTTAATTCGAGGTGACTGTATTGGTGCGGGTGCCTTGTATGATTACGGGCGTTGGTTAGCGGTGGTTGCTGGTTGAACATTGTTTGTTGGTGTATACATTGTGATTGAGATTACTCGGGGTAATAGGTTATATTATTAGAAGTAGGGTCAGGATAGgggggatgaggaaagagaggaagtagagtttGATTATGCCTCTCTGGGTGGTTAGAGTTGTGGAAGCGGTAatgtgtgtttgtgagattatttcggGTGTAGATTTTTCTAGCCATGTTGAGTCTAATAAGAGGAGGGCTAAGTTTTGACTTATAAGTAGGTTTTGCTAGGGGATCATACGGTGAACTGTGGTGGGGAAGTATCCTAGTATGTTGGAGAATTTGAGTATTTGTGatgggtttttcacttttagtttgtAGGTTATAAGGGCGAGGTCTAGGGCTGTTAGGAAACCGAGAGCAGTTGCGTCTAGGGCTGAGAGTTTGAGATAGAAGGGTGTTGTTGgctgggggagtgaggtaggggGGATATTACTGGTGATAAGGAATCCCGTGATTATACTGCCTATTTAATTGGGTTTAGTAGGGCGGGGTTGTTTCCGTTGATGTTTATTAGGGCTGGGAAGCGGGGTTGTCCTGTTAGGGTAAGGAGAATGGTTCGAGTACTGTAGGCGCTTGTTAGGGAGGTGGCGATGAGAGTAATAaatagggctcaggcgttggtatacgacgtatttgtggcttcgataatgagatctttggagtagaagcctgtgaggaaaggtattcctgtgagtgctaggttgccaataactagggaagttgaggtgaggggCAGTGTTTTAAACAGACCTCCTATTTTTCGAATGTCTTGTTCGTTGTTTAGGTTATGAATAATGGATCCGGAGCACACAAAAAGTATAGCTTTGAAGAAGGCATGGGTGcagatgtgtaggaatgctaggtaTGGTTGGTTAATACCAATGGTGACTATTATTAGGCCTAGTTGACTTGAGGTAGAGAAGGCCACGATTTTTTAAATATCGTTTTGTGTGAGGGCACAGATGGCTGTGAATAGAGTAGTAATGGCTCCCAGGCATAATGTGAGGTTTTGGATTAGTGTATAGTTTTCTATTAAAGGGTGGAAACGGATGAGTAGGGATACTCCGGCGACAACTATGGTGCTGGAGTGAAGTagagctgagactggagttgggccttctatggcagagggcagtcaggggtgaaggccaaattgggctgattttcctgttgctgctaggagaaggcctattagtggaaggaggtttgagttggagtttagggctaatatttgttgaaagcctCATGAGTTGTAATGCAGGAGGAATCGTGTCATAGCTAGGATAAGACCAATGTCGCCAATACGGTTGTATAGGACTGCTCggatggctgctgtgttggcgtcCGCTCGAGCGTGTCATCAGCTAATTAGGAGGAAGGATATAATTCCTACGCCTTCCCAACCGATGAAGAGTTGGAAAAGGTTGTTAGCAGTAACTAGAATTAGTATGGCAGCGAGGAAGATAAGGAGATATTTGAGGAGTTGGTTAATGTTTGGATCTGAGCTTATGTACCATAGCGAGGATTCTATAATGGATCAGGTGATGAACAGTgcgattggaataaatattatggaaaagtgatctagtttaaagcttagtgttagatctaatgtctgggctgttattcaatgtcaacttcacatggttgtttcttggttgaagaaaatgtagaaagttgttggaagaaggctagtaataaaagcatatgttacagttgtttttacataatttggatatgagcgtgttttgtcagggttgatgagggtggcaaaaattggaagagttaGGGAGGCGAGGGTTGTTGTTATAACAGGGGTACACatgattgttacttttatttggagttgcaccaatgtttttggctcctaaggccaatggatagctgttagttatcctttaaaagttgagaaagccgTAATTTTAAGTACGGAGGCATGGATTAGCAGTCCTTGCAGGTTttctcggtaaataagaagtgaTAAGCTTCTATAGTTAggttcacaatctaatgttttgattaaactatatttacagggaGCAAACCCTAGAACGATATTGGGGTTGAGGGATAGAAGAATGATTGGAGCGAGGTGTATAAATACGAACGTATTTTCTCGTGTGAAGGGgggttttatgttgattatatgatgtgtaagtgttcctcgctgcattgtgatgaacatgtggagagagtagagggctgtaattagtatgttgagtcctgttagtacaatagtcatatgggatgaggaaaatgaggctgcgattacaaagagctcACCTAGTAGGTTGATAGTGGGGGGTAGGGCAAGATTAGTAAGGTTTGCTGTGAACCATCAAAAGGTTATTAATGGGAGTAGGGTTTGAAGTCCTCGGGACAGTAGTAGGATACGGCTGTGGGTACGTTCATAGTTTGAGTTAGCTAGGCAGAAATAGATGGAGGAGGTGAGTCCATGGGCAATTATAAGGATGAAATTATGATGAATGCATGGGCCGTTACAATAACGTTGTAAGTACGGTCGTTACCTAGTAGATTGCCGGGTTGACCTAGTTCAGCTCGAAGAAGAAGGCTTAGAGCTGTACCTATGATTCCAGCTCATGCACCAAATAGTAGGTATAGAGTCCCAATGTCCttatggtttgttgaaaagagtcaacGGTTGATGAGCGTaggtagagatagagagaagggaagggtaaagtggctgagtaagcattaggctgtaaacctaaagacaGGGGTCTAGTCCTCCTTTTACCAGCCCGGAGGTGATTTTCACATTGAATTGCAAGTTCAAAGGAGcagctttaaaagtttctgccggggcttctcccgccttttttccctgcggcgggagaagtggatcaaagccagttgattagggtatttagctgttcactaaatttttgtgggttcgagtcccgttgatctagtgagggcttagcttaattaaagtaattgatttgcgttcaattgatgcagagtaggtgtttgcagtccttatgtacttcagaaatgaagtatttttacttactaagggctttgaaggctcttggtcttgtttaacctaaatttctagtggATAGCCAAAATTAGGGCGGAGGTTGGTAGTAAAAGGGTAGAGGCAATGACGAGTGGGGGAATAAGGagtgtaggttttgtgttttcgaattgccatattatttttgtgttgttggatgTAGGAAATAGTGTTAGGGAGATGGTATAGATTAGGCGTATAGAGAAATACAGGTTAAGCAGAGTTCTGATAATTATGATAGAGGGGATGAGAAAGTGATTGTTTATTGTGAGTTCTTGAACGGTAATTCATGTAGGTAGGAAGCCGGT
This region of Macaca fascicularis isolate 582-1 chromosome 1, T2T-MFA8v1.1 genomic DNA includes:
- the LOC123571616 gene encoding double homeobox protein 4C-like, yielding MALPTPGDGALPAGARGRGRRRRLVWTPSQREALRACFERNPYPGIATREELAQAIGIPEPRVQIWFQNERSRQLRQHRRESRPWPGKRGPQEGRRKRTAVTRSQTALLLRAFQQDRFPGIATREELARETGLPESRIQIWFQNRRARHPGQGGGAPAHAGGPGDAAPGGCPPAPSPVAFTHTGAWGTGLPAPHVPCAPWTLPPGAFVGQGAGAVAPLQPSQAAQAAGISHPAPAGGDWDLSYAALATPEGALSHPQTPRGWPPRPSQWRGDRDPQHHSLPGPCSVGQPGPAGAEPQGQGVLAPPTSQGSPWWGWGQGPQVAGAAWEPQVGAAPPPGPAPPEASADQEQLQAIRAPSPPLQEPGRSSALPCSLLDELLETPEFLQQGQPLLETEAPTELQDVGEPALLEPLLLSEEEYRALLEEL